One Megasphaera vaginalis (ex Bordigoni et al. 2020) genomic region harbors:
- a CDS encoding 4-hydroxyphenylacetate 3-hydroxylase N-terminal domain-containing protein: MVRTREEYLQSLKSMRPNVYKFGELIEDVTTHPYTRKAVESHARGFDGANSAEEKDIFVTVSSLTGKEIMRQNSLMLSQEDIMNNARLKRTMYHKCGTCTGGFCVGWNAQNVMWAITSDMDEEYGTDYHERLKQWLLTAEERGILVAGALTDAKGDRSLKPSGQPDPDSNLHIVEYRDDGVVISGCKAMICGVAASEEIFLLPGSGYKEGDKDYALSCVVPKDIEGLTIVETRHVSDCRDAEEGFDSPITGVTQAYLMFDRVFVPKGRVFMAGEFKYSGKVIEYFTANYRACIGACVAGQGDVMIGAATLMIRANGLSSKPFKDKMINMSVNNETTYAVGIGAMALGRQHKTGVWLSDNKVAHVNKIHVASLPYQTKLLCQEIGGGIVETGCFPSYRDFTDPKLGPMIQKYVKAGVNVSADTRARAARLSEWLTVGGGIPGCMHGGGSPDGARMVVHANTPYEEFVAYAKDIAGIAEDVKEPEKPKK; the protein is encoded by the coding sequence ATGGTAAGAACGAGAGAAGAATATTTGCAGTCTCTGAAATCAATGCGGCCAAATGTGTATAAATTCGGAGAACTCATTGAAGACGTAACGACACACCCGTATACTCGTAAAGCCGTAGAATCGCATGCAAGAGGCTTTGACGGAGCCAACAGTGCTGAAGAGAAGGATATCTTCGTTACCGTGTCTTCCTTGACAGGAAAAGAAATTATGCGGCAAAACAGCCTGATGCTTTCGCAAGAGGACATTATGAACAACGCCCGTCTGAAACGAACGATGTATCATAAATGCGGCACGTGTACAGGCGGCTTCTGCGTCGGGTGGAACGCGCAGAATGTGATGTGGGCCATTACGTCCGATATGGATGAAGAATACGGTACCGATTATCACGAACGGCTGAAACAATGGTTATTGACTGCTGAAGAAAGAGGGATTCTGGTTGCCGGCGCGCTTACGGACGCGAAGGGCGATCGTTCCTTAAAACCGTCGGGACAGCCTGATCCGGACAGCAATCTGCACATCGTGGAATACAGAGATGACGGTGTCGTTATTTCCGGCTGTAAGGCCATGATCTGCGGCGTTGCGGCTTCTGAAGAAATTTTCCTGCTGCCCGGCTCCGGATACAAAGAAGGCGATAAAGATTACGCCTTGTCCTGTGTCGTTCCTAAGGACATTGAAGGCCTTACGATCGTGGAAACGCGGCATGTCAGCGACTGTCGTGATGCAGAGGAAGGCTTTGATTCCCCGATTACCGGCGTCACGCAGGCTTATCTGATGTTTGACCGCGTATTCGTGCCGAAAGGCCGCGTATTTATGGCAGGTGAATTTAAATACAGCGGCAAAGTCATTGAATATTTTACGGCAAACTACCGCGCCTGTATCGGCGCCTGCGTAGCAGGACAGGGTGACGTCATGATCGGCGCAGCTACGCTCATGATCCGCGCCAACGGCTTGTCGTCAAAACCGTTTAAGGACAAAATGATTAATATGAGCGTCAACAACGAAACGACGTATGCCGTAGGTATCGGAGCCATGGCACTGGGCAGACAACATAAAACCGGCGTCTGGCTGTCGGATAATAAAGTTGCGCATGTCAATAAGATTCATGTCGCTTCGTTGCCGTATCAGACGAAACTGCTCTGTCAGGAAATCGGCGGCGGTATCGTAGAAACAGGCTGTTTCCCGTCGTATCGCGACTTTACGGATCCCAAATTAGGGCCGATGATCCAGAAATACGTGAAAGCCGGCGTCAACGTATCTGCCGATACGAGAGCCCGCGCCGCCCGTCTCAGCGAATGGCTGACTGTAGGCGGCGGGATCCCGGGCTGTATGCATGGCGGCGGTTCACCGGACGGCGCGCGGATGGTAGTCCATGCGAATACGCCGTATGAAGAATTTGTCGCCTATGCAAAGGATATTGCCGGTATCGCGGAAGACGTAAAAGAACCGGAAAAACCGAAAAAATAA